The genomic segment GTGGCTCCTCGCGCTGACGGTGCTCGAGGTGCTCGCCTCGATGAAGCTCCCCATCGGCGAGGGACCGAAGATCGTGCTGCTCGTGTCGATGGCGATCGTGAAGGCGCTGCTCGTCGCGCTCTATTTCATGCACCTGAAATTCGAGCGGCTGAGCCTCGGGGTGACCATCTCGCTCACCCTCGTGCTCGCGCTCATTCTGGTCACGGCGAACCTGATGCAATGGCTGTTCCATTCGCCGTCGAC from the Thermoanaerobaculia bacterium genome contains:
- a CDS encoding cytochrome C oxidase subunit IV family protein, producing the protein MEIQESPSQTPHRQPRYMAIFWWLLALTVLEVLASMKLPIGEGPKIVLLVSMAIVKALLVALYFMHLKFERLSLGVTISLTLVLALILVTANLMQWLFHSPSTVMPPH